The following are from one region of the Sciurus carolinensis chromosome 5, mSciCar1.2, whole genome shotgun sequence genome:
- the LOC124984978 gene encoding insulin-induced gene 1 protein-like isoform X1, translating to MPRLHDHFWSCPCAGAARYPSPPRARAAKPAAEPGDMSAAAAQAAGADPSPRGPRAGASGRASSWHHYLVQRSLVLFSVGVVLALVLNLLQIQRNVTLFPDEVIATIFSSAWWVPPCCGTAAAVVGLLYPCIDSHLGEPHKFKREWASVMRCIAVFVGINHATAKLDFANNVQLSLTLAALSLGLWWTFDRSRSGLGLGITIAFLATLITQFLVYNGVYQYTSPDFLYIRSWLPCIFFSGVVTVGNIGRQLAMSVPEKPHSD from the coding sequence ATGCCCAGGCTGCACGACCACTTCTGGAGCTGCCCCTGCGCCGGCGCCGCGAGGTACCCGAGCCCCCCGAGAGCCCGCGCCGCGAAGCCGGCCGCCGAGCCCGGAGACATGAGCGCCGCCGCGGCCCAGGCCGCGGGCGCAGACCCCTCGCCAAGGGGCCCGCGGGCCGGGGCGAGCGGCCGCGCCAGCAGCTGGCACCATTACCTGGTGCAGAGGAGCCTCGTGCTCTTCTCGGTCGGGGTCGTGCTGGCCCTGGTGCTCAACCTGCTGCAGATCCAGAGGAATGTCACTCTATTCCCTGACGAAGTGATTGCCACCATCTTCTCCTCCGCCTGGTGGGTGCCCCCGTGTTGCGGGACGGCGGCGGCGGTTGTTGGCTTACTCTACCCTTGTATTGACAGTCACCTGGGAGAGCCCCACAAGTTCAAAAGAGAGTGGGCGAGCGTCATGCGCTGCATTGCCGTCTTCGTTGGCATCAACCACGCCACTGCTAAGTTGGATTTTGCCAATAATGTCCAGCTGTCCCTGACCTTGGCAGCTCTGTCCCTGGGCCTCTGGTGGACATTTGATCGTTCCAGAAGTGGCCTGGGACTGGGGATCACCATAGCCTTTCTAGCGACTCTGATCACTCAGTTTCTCGTGTATAATGGTGTCTACCAGTACACATCCCCAGATTTCCTCTATATTCGTTCGTGGCTCCCATGTATATTTTTCTCAGGAGTCGTCACCGTGGGAAACATAGGACGACAGTTGGCTATGAGTGTTCCTGAAAAGCCACATAGTGATTGA
- the LOC124984978 gene encoding insulin-induced gene 1 protein-like isoform X2: MPRLHDHFWSCPCAGAARYPSPPRARAAKPAAEPGDMSAAAAQAAGADPSPRGPRAGASGRASSWHHYLVQRSLVLFSVGVVLALVLNLLQIQRNVTLFPDEVIATIFSSAWWVPPCCGTAAGTHPQISSIFVRGSHVYFSQESSPWET; the protein is encoded by the exons ATGCCCAGGCTGCACGACCACTTCTGGAGCTGCCCCTGCGCCGGCGCCGCGAGGTACCCGAGCCCCCCGAGAGCCCGCGCCGCGAAGCCGGCCGCCGAGCCCGGAGACATGAGCGCCGCCGCGGCCCAGGCCGCGGGCGCAGACCCCTCGCCAAGGGGCCCGCGGGCCGGGGCGAGCGGCCGCGCCAGCAGCTGGCACCATTACCTGGTGCAGAGGAGCCTCGTGCTCTTCTCGGTCGGGGTCGTGCTGGCCCTGGTGCTCAACCTGCTGCAGATCCAGAGGAATGTCACTCTATTCCCTGACGAAGTGATTGCCACCATCTTCTCCTCCGCCTGGTGGGTGCCCCCGTGTTGCGGGACGGCGGCGG GTACACATCCCCAGATTTCCTCTATATTCGTTCGTGGCTCCCATGTATATTTTTCTCAGGAGTCGTCACCGTGGGAAACATAG